Proteins encoded within one genomic window of Ursus arctos isolate Adak ecotype North America unplaced genomic scaffold, UrsArc2.0 scaffold_7, whole genome shotgun sequence:
- the LOC113259263 gene encoding 60S ribosomal protein L36a-like, with amino-acid sequence MINNKRIFIDASSGGNLGNSLAKKLETPFKQLPKVKGQWLNSAFRADSALSNLVNLPKTRQTFCKKCGKHQPHKVTQYKKGKDSLYAQGKRRYDRKQSGYGGQTKPIFRKKAKTTKKTVLRLECTEPNCRSKRMLAIRSCEHFELGGDKKRKGQVIQFQASYFVIL; translated from the exons ATGATTAATAATAAAAGGATATTTATAGATGCCTCCAGTGGTGGGAACTTGGGCAATTCACTTGCAAAGAAATTGGAAACACCTTTCAAACAGCTACCAAAAGTAAAAGGTCAATG GCTAAATTCTGCTTTCCGTGCTGATAGCGCTCTCTCAAACTTGGTGAACCTTCCTAAAACCCGCCAGACTTTCTGCAAGAAGTGTGGCAAGCACCAGCCCCACAAAGTGACACAATACAAGAAAGGCAAAGATTCTCTTTATGCCCAGGGAAAGAGGCGTTATGACAGGAAGCAGAGTGGCTATGGCGGGCAGACTAAGCCAATTTTCCGGAAGAAGGCTAAAACTACAAAGAAGACTGTGCTGAGGCTTGAATGTACTGAGCCCAACTGCAGATCTAAGAGAATGCTGGCTATTAGGAGCTGCGAGCATTTTGAACTGGGAGGAGATAAGAAGAGAAAGGGCCAAGTGATCCAGTTCCAAGcttcatattttgttatattatga